CTCCCGGGAGGATGCTGATGAGAAAGACAGTGATGTCCGACTGGGGAGCACAACACAGCACCCTTGGCTCGGCCCTCTCGGGGCTCGATATGGCAATGCCAGGTGACATGATGGGTCCCCCTTCcgcctcatcacccccctaCGGCTCGCACTGGGGCGGCGCGCTCACCCAAGCCGTCCTCAAAGGCGAGGTTCCCCAGTGGCGCCTCGATGACATGGTCACCCGGATCATGACCTCCTTTTTCCGCGTCCACGTCGGGAGCTACACCTCCCGCCCAGAACCCAACTTCTCCGCCTGGACCCGAAACACCACTGGCCCCCAATACAAGTACTCCAACCGTCCCTGGACCACCGTCAACTCCCACGTCGATGTCCAAGCCAACCACTCGGCTCTCATCCGTGAACTAGCCGCCAAATCCACCGTCATCCTCAAGAACACCGGcatccttcccctttccaaaTCCTCCCTGACCAGCCTAGCAGTAATAGGCAACGATGCCCACGACAACCCCCACGGACCCAACTCCTGCCCCGAGCGAGCCTGCATCAACGGGACGGTAGCAATGGGATACGGCTCTGGCACGACCGACTTCCCCTATCTGATCTCACCCGCCACGGCCCTGTTGGGCCTCTCCCAGGAGTACAACATAACCtttttcaacaccacctccaactgGGACCTCCCCACCGCTCAatccaccgcctccaacgCTTCCGTCGCCATCGTCTTTGCAACCGCCACCTCGGGGGAGAATTTTGTGTCTATCGATGGGAATGCTGGCGATAGGAACAATCTCACGTTGTGGGACAACGGTGACGCTTTGATCCGCGCCGTGGCGGCTGTCAACCCTAACACCATCGTTGTGTTGCACACCTCGGGCCCTGTCGTCATTGATCACGCGGATAAGCACCCGAATATTTCAGCTATCCTCTGGGCCGGGTTTCCCGGTCAGGAATCTGGGAACGGGCTGGCGGATGTTTTGTTTGGTGATGTCCACCCACAAGGCCGCAGCCCGTTTACCTGGGGTAAGGACTTGGAGTCGTACGGGGTTGAGTTGTTGACGGTGGCGCCTGATCCGAGGAGTCCGAGGCAGGAGTTTCCGGAGGGGGTGTTTATTGACTATAGGTGGTTTTTGAgcgaggggaagggggagagggggagggttaCGTATGGGTTTGGGCACGGGGTTGGGTACACGGAGTTTGAGTATGGGAATTTGGTTGTCgagagggttggtgggaggggggggcacGAGGTGAATAAGGGGAGGACGATACCggcgccggtgatgggggaggttgttgatatAGGGGATGTGGATCGGTGGACTGAGCcggaggggtttgaggggtggaggattcCGAGGTATGTTTACCCTTGGGTCAATGCGACTGTATATAACAGTGAGAATGGCACCGCGCGATCACCTGGCATTGGTGACTTCCCGCCGGAGGCtagggatgggggggtgcaAGAGGAGCTACCGGCcggtgggaaggagggtggCAATGAGGGGTTGTATGAGGTTTTGTTTGAGGTGAAGGTGGATGTGAAGAATGCAgggacgagggagggggtggaggttgttcAGTTGGTGAGCTGCCTTGTTTGCTTCTTCTGTTGTGATCCCGTACGGCTGATGATGAATAGTACCTCTCACCCAACAACCCTCTCGCCCcgtctctcctcctccgcggCTTTGACgacgtcctcctcgcccccaacgccaccaaaaccgtcaccttctccctcacccgTCGTGACATTAGCGAGTGGAACACCGAAGCCCAGAACTGGGAGATTCTCACCAAGTATCAGCAGACCGTCTTTGTCGGGGCGAGCTCGATGGATTTGAGGTTGAACAGGACACTGCCCCTTTGAAGAGACGTGAGAATCACACACTGAGCTAGGTAGCGATATCATGAACAGTTTCAATCTATCATCTACCAAGCTGtcttccttcctctcttccctgaACACAGCCGGCGAACTCTTGGATACTTCCGCCATCGGCCGCAACATCTCGACATTTACGCCTCGTTGATCGCGTTCTCACATGAGGCACCAGAGTCTGGTATCACATGCAAAATGATCCGTTCTCGAGGCCGAATTCTCGAACATTCTGGCAGCTGGACAGATCTGAAGCCAACATTTTTCAGATCCACTTGATCGAAGCCAAATCGACATGACAGATACCACTCGCGACCTCAGCTCGTCACTTCTCTTGATGTTGTAACCTCATCTTTCCGCCCAGCTTTCACTTCCAAAGCGTTCCAACATTGACATCTTGCCTATTAGAACTTCCATCAGGGGCTTTCTCCCATGTTTCGCAGCTCAGAGACGATCCAATTCCCAGATCTGGTCCCCGATCTCAACATCCATCAAAAAGCCACACACTCCACCGGTACCAAAGCCCCCCCTCGAACTAACAACGCCTCCGGAGAAGAATGAGAGCAACTTCGCACAGCACTGGCAGTTCACAGTCAAGCCATCAGATTTGCAAGTGTGCACGAGCCATCTGGTTTGTCTATATAATCGAGTCTTTTCTCCCATTTCCTTCTCTGTTTTACATCGAACATACCACACCACCGTCGACTTTGACATCAACTTCGACATCCATCGATATCATCTTTAACATTGTCTTCAACATTGTTTTCAACATCGTCTCGACTCGGACTTCGACAACgtcgacatcgacatcaacaccaccagcgacGACGAACGATGCGACCGACcggacgacaacgacgacgacaacattcCCTCTTCCCgcccttccctctcttcccatGAGCACACCAACACACCCCCGGGTGGCACGATCGGATTGTGGACGGTCAACTAGGGGGGTAATAGACTCTGGGTTGTAGCTGCTGGGATAGCACGATCCGACCGTGGACGGTTACCTGGCGCGAAGCCTCCCTCGTTCTTATGGATGGGTGTATGGGTCTGGCGGATATGATTCGAGGAATAGGATGGTGGAGTCTggctggttgttgctgccttggtgagggagttgtggttctttttctttttctttttttctttttcctttttcctttttcctttttccttttcccttttccttttccatgCCATATATTGCCATCTATCTTGCCGTCTATCTTGCCATTTATCGGGCGGCGAAGTCGGACTCTGTCACCTCCTCGTGGTGTCGCCTGGAAAATCGTCTCTCCGAGGAGAGCGAGGCCAACGCAGAGACGCATGCGACTTTTGTAGGTAGCTACGAGAACAATACAAGACTTTTTTTTGGTCATGACTTTCAATGCCTTTTTGTGTGTGCCTTCGAGACTCTGCCTTGTGATTAAACAACTCTTGTAGCGCTCCTCTTGCGATGCATCCAAAAGAGATGGGGCAAATACCTCGACACCCATCCCATGATGTCGATCATGGTTTTGGCGTCTGGAGAGGTTAGACTTGAGATCATTGGGGGGTTTCTGTTGCTCCTGACTTGTCTGCATCACGAGAGACCACCAGGATGGAGGTATAGCTCAACCTGTGCGAAACATTCTCTCCCTGTCTCAaggtaccaccaccacatcggGGCTTCAGTTTCCAGAACCCATCATACCCTGTGAACCAAAGACATCCCCGTTCCGTtgttcaacaacaggccTTGTCGGAGCTCAGACTTCTCACCACGTtccacctcaacccaccTGGGTACTTGActttcttcccctccaagTTCGAACACTGCCCGATTCATGTACGCTGTGTGATGGGCAAGTAAAACGCAGAGTTAAATCGAAACCACTCTGCAGCTATACGGCCATTAAGGATTTCTTCAGGGGATTTGTGTGGAGGTTTACACCTAACTTGAGGTGTTTCGTGGCTTTATCCAAGTGTTTTTAGCTGTGCTTTTACTTTGCTTCTTACTGCGTAACGGTAGCATGGACCCAGGTTGTCGGGAGTGATGGCCccgggtggagggggggaagggtgggggggctatgaaaagggggagggtggtgctgtaATGATAaatggggaaaggggtgCTCTGGTACAAGAGACTGGTAGAGCGATGGAGAAAAGCATCATATTTCTGTTGTTGGGATCTCATGTCTACCCATAAGACTTGGCATTTTTCTTTGATGAGTTGCTGAGtatggctgctgttgagtCAAGTCTTTTGATGAACGATAAGGGAGAAAGAGGCCTTGTGGTGCTGCCGGTAGACCAGAGAGAAGCCTCGGGACTAACCACCTAAGGTTATAATCTCACGCCCCAGCGAACAATTTTATCAAACCTCGGTTGCCCCGGCTGGTGTAAGTTAGCACAGCGGTCAACCGCGTTCGGtcctgaaaaaaaaaaaattgatATAAAGTTTCCCCTGGGGGTACACAATTTCTTCCAAAGCAGGCGCGCAGCCACAGACAGAACCCGAGGTCGAGCAATGAGtttgtcttttttgtttttgtcacatctctcctcgtccaacaacaccctcttctcaTGATGCCTTCAAACATGTTCTCCAGCCCAAACATATCAActctcaccagccacacacAGACAACCACACCCCCGCTACAAGAATAAGCCCTTCCCACACGCCTGCCCGCCCGACAGGGATACATCCCGGACTTTTCGGGCTCGCTCCACAGTCCGACAAAAGGGACCCGAGCCCCGAGCCGCACCTTTCGCGCCCCGGAAAGCCAAAGCAACCCGCAAGAAACATCCACTTCTTCGCCCAGCAGATGGATGTCAAAAAGGGTTGGCGGGCGCTAAACAAACCGGCAGACTCGGAGATGACCTCCTTCCCTCAGTCATGAGGCTCATAAGAGGTACTAACTTGAATGCCGGCTCATCATGGTGATTCATAAAAGCGAGGCGAGTTTACAAATCATTCTTAAAAAGCCACAAGACCTGGAGACCTCTCTCCCGGAGTTAACAGGAAAAATACCGATGGTGTGGAAGGACAAGGCGGCGGTCTTCGGTAGTGTTCAACAAGACAGAAGGCCTCGGCAGGGTGGTAGGGTTCCAGTCAACCATCGGGCGGGTACACCCTACAGGGCGATCGGAAGAGCCGCTCTTGctgagggaaaaaaaaaaaagaaaaaaaaccatgTCAAGGTGGTTCCCGGTTCCCGGCGACAGGGTATTACAATGTTCGCTTTATGCCGAATCACCTGTTCTTCGGCTGCTTCCTGGATTGAGCTTGACCGCCGGAATGcataaaagaaagaaaaaatattttttcttttctcgaAGAATTACAGAATATGGTTCGACAGGCGATATCCACAGGGCCGGATCAGGCCTGCAGGTGGAAAAAGAGTCCACGTCGGGTTGGTGTGAAGCAGTCAGAGGGGATTACAAATGGGAGAATTGATATGTCCGAAGCCCGATCAGATAAAAATGAGGCTTGACGATAGCAAGGCTTCCTATAGGTCAGTTTTGTTATACGCGTAAAGTGCTAGAGGTAAGACCGCGGGTTGGAGACAATGTCGCGTGCTCTGTTCTGTAGCGAACATTTTCCCAGGTggctggaaaagaaagagaccCCCCTTCGAATTCGGGTCCAAGGTGGAGATGGCGTCCGAAGCTATTAAGAAGCGAGTTCTCTCAGATTCATGTCATGCAGCAAAAAGGGCATTGGCTACCTCACAATTTTGCTTCATCTCAAAGGGAGATTGAGAGAATCCCAATCTCGAAACCCAAGAGTTGGTGCGGTCTGATGTTTTTGGTGCCGGTTGCCGAAATCCGCGGGTGGAATAAATGGTTGCGACGAGCGGTTGCGCGAGAGTTTCACTGATCCACGGCCGGGCTTGCAAATCGATGAATCGAACGAGCAAACCAACAGGATCGGCGCTATAAAACCGTGACAGAGCCATCCTATCCACCAGCAGGCCAGCCCCACCGTTTGAACCTTTTCATTTGGAGGAAGAAAGAGGCGCGCAGAGGCACAGCTGATAGCGTTGGCTCGAAGAGTGGAAAGCTATCCTACTTATCAGCCTTTTGGAAGATGTTGGACGGCAGAAGACATGATGCCGAGATGCCGAGTGCAAGCGGCACAAAGCAAAAGAATGCGCAACGGTTTCTCTGGCGAAACCCCACAGGCGGGAAGCAAGCCACATGTCGCTGGTGGGCTCAAGCCTCTCCTTTGACGCACGTCCGCGGTTAGGAAGTGGTATCGCTGACCAATTGTGCCTCTTTTATCCC
The sequence above is a segment of the Podospora pseudoanserina strain CBS 124.78 chromosome 5, whole genome shotgun sequence genome. Coding sequences within it:
- the BGL4_1 gene encoding beta-glucosidase (CAZy:GH3; COG:G; EggNog:ENOG503NVBN); translation: MRLQTSAGLLPLISLTTALTETPFLGFPSPWISPDPSDTEWQAAYEKAVAFVSQLTLTEKVNLTTGTGWEGDRCIGKTGSVPRLGFEGFCLMDGPLGVRYVDKASAFPAGMNAAATFSKRLIRARGEAMGEEFRGKGVDVQLGPVAGALGRTPQGGRNWEGFSPDPYLTGVAIAETIRGIQSRGVIACAKHYILNEQEHFRGSVDVRIGDKTMHELYLWPFADAVRAGVGSVMCSYNRINGTYACENEWVQNYLLKNELGFRGFVMSDWGAQHSTLGSALSGLDMAMPGDMMGPPSASSPPYGSHWGGALTQAVLKGEVPQWRLDDMVTRIMTSFFRVHVGSYTSRPEPNFSAWTRNTTGPQYKYSNRPWTTVNSHVDVQANHSALIRELAAKSTVILKNTGILPLSKSSLTSLAVIGNDAHDNPHGPNSCPERACINGTVAMGYGSGTTDFPYLISPATALLGLSQEYNITFFNTTSNWDLPTAQSTASNASVAIVFATATSGENFVSIDGNAGDRNNLTLWDNGDALIRAVAAVNPNTIVVLHTSGPVVIDHADKHPNISAILWAGFPGQESGNGLADVLFGDVHPQGRSPFTWGKDLESYGVELLTVAPDPRSPRQEFPEGVFIDYRWFLSEGKGERGRVTYGFGHGVGYTEFEYGNLVVERVGGRGGHEVNKGRTIPAPVMGEVVDIGDVDRWTEPEGFEGWRIPRYVYPWVNATVYNSENGTARSPGIGDFPPEARDGGVQEELPAGGKEGGNEGLYEVLFEVKVDVKNAGTREGVEVVQLYLSPNNPLAPSLLLRGFDDVLLAPNATKTVTFSLTRRDISEWNTEAQNWEILTKYQQTVFVGASSMDLRLNRTLPL